The Penaeus vannamei isolate JL-2024 chromosome 4, ASM4276789v1, whole genome shotgun sequence genome segment TGAAAAAAAGTCCCCCCCCTTGATGTAGTAAGTCAGACACTCCTTATAAAACCGATATCGGCACTGAGGAATTTTTGTGTTATATCTGGAAGATTTGattgtaaacttttttttatttttgaaagtttttgttttttctgtttttatctatcttttcaaatattttttttattatcttccttgtctgtcttcttctttcttcttcttctttttgtttttcttccctcttttcttcttcttctcttcttcttttctttcttctttcccccttttctcttcttttttctttttatataaaaaaaaaaaaaaaaaaatatatatatatatatatttttgtgtgtgtgtgtgtgtgtgtgtgtgtgtgtgtgtgtgtgtgtgtgtgtgtgtgtgtgtgtgtgtgtgtgtgtgtggggttttttttAAACGACAGCGCTTTGCAACTTGCTTTGAATTTGGTCATGAGGGAGATTCcgggggaggagacgggggaaaTGAACGTGCGAGATCACCCATAGAGAGGGTGTTTATCATGGGGTCAACATCTTTTTTGTATGAaaatcgtcactatcatcattatctattatcgtcatcgtcgtcgtcgtcgtcgtcgttatcgtcatcgtcacgTCGTCGCGCgacgtcatcgttatcatcattatcatcattatcatcattatcatcattatcatcattatcatcatcatcatcatcatcatcatcatcatcatcatcatcatcacaaatcaCCATCCccctcatcacaatcaccaccaccatcctcatcacaatcaccaccaccaccaccatcctcatcatcacaatcaccaccacaatcatcaatcTTTTCTTCACCACCGCCATTCCCATCACCAACTTTACACCAACAATCAGTCATgcaatcactatcattttttatcaccattttttctttttttttcgaccttcgcGGGTTTCCCCAGTTGGTTaaaatttttttggaaaaaaaatttgggaaagggaaagatgaaatTTTTTTGGGAAGGGTTTAAAAAAGAATTTCATGGGGGTTTTAAAAgtttttcttttggttcttttgttctcgggttttttgtctttttctttttctgtttttttttcttttttttttctttttttcccctttttttcccctttcttttttttttctttcttttcttccccttctctcttttttccttttttctttctctttcttttttctctctgtttcttctctgtctcttttttctgtctctttccccccctgtctcttctctgtctcgtctcttttcctcttttctgcctcgcctgtctgttctttttcttctcttctttttttcttctcccccttctttcttcgtcttctttttcttcttttttcttcttcttcttcttttttcccttttcccttcttcttcttcttcttcttcttctttttttccttctttttcccttttttcttctctcctctctctctctttttttttcttttttctctctcttttatttttttattttattttttttttacccttttaaagaactgtctatatatctattctagAATGTTTTAAATTTTGCAGGtactttttttggaaaaaaaaggtaatagatAATTTTACTATTTCTTCCCAAGGACACGCCTGACCGGGGAGCAGCCCTGGACGGTGGACCGGGGGGGAGGAGGCCAAAATCACCCTTTCCAGGGGGTTTCCCTGTCCTACGGGAacctgcggggaggggggggtgactgCCTACAGGGGGCCCCTTCATTGGACCTATGTATGTTTGTGGCCCGTTGGTCGAGTTATGCATGAATTTTTAGCGTAAATGCATATGGATATTTCACACGTTGCCGTTTTTTAGTTTTATATGTAACCCACGATGGATATACAAAAtggaaaacacacatacgcacacacacacccccacatgcacaggcacgcgcacacgcacacgcacacgcacacgcacacgcacacgcacacacacacgcccccacacacgcacacgcacacacgcacacgcacacacgcacacacacacacacacacacacacacacacacacacacacacacacacacacacacacacacacacacacacacacacacatacacacacacacacacactcacactcacacactcacacactacaccacacactccccacacacacacacacacacacacacacacacacacacacacacacacacacacacacacacacacacacacacacacacacacaaacgcaattgCATAAAACAGCAGGAAAAAAATTTTAAACCTGCACACTTAACTGTGTGGGATAATTGGTTttttcagagaaaaaaatattggggtAAAATTTTGATTCATGTAGAAAAATGTAATTTTCCCACTTTGTTTTCTGTCAAACGTATACATAtgtccacacaaacacaaaaacacgcgcATTAAGACAAAAATGTGCCGTTACACACACAAGTGTTCCACGTGCTTTTTCCATGATCCCTAATAACAACACAGCTGATGGTATGGtttgaaagaagatgaaaaaggggggggtgtgtgtgtgtgtgtgtgtgtgtgtgtgtgtgtgtgtgtgtgtgtgtgtgtgtgtgtgtgtgtatttcaataaTATCAGGATCAAATCATAAACAGAAACGCCAAATgaactcttctcctccccccgacCCCAGTGCCACCCCCCAAAAACGAGGAGAAGATGGCACCCGACACCCCGTCAAACCAGGACCTGATGACCAAATCCTCGCAGAAATCGTGGGAAGAAGCTGGGAAAAACCCCATCGTTATCTACATTCCCAGAACGCCCGTAGGAATGGGAATGTGCCCTTGCCaggtatagagagaggggagagagaggggggagagagggagagaggggggagagagagggagagagagagaggaggggaaagagggagagagagagggagagagagagggagagagagggagagagagagggagagagagaggggagagagagagagggggagagagagggggagagagagagaggggagagagagagagagggagagagagagaaagagggagagagagagagaggggggggagagagggagagagagagggagagagagagagagggggagagagagggagagagagagagaggggagagagagaggggagagagagagggagggagagagagaggggagaggcgcaggacaggagagggagagagagagagagggagagagagagagagagagagaagaaaaaaaaaaaaaaaaaaaaaaaaaaaaaaaagaaaaaaaaaaagaaaaaaaaaaaaaaaaaaaaaaaaaaaaaaaaaaaaaaaaaaaaaaaaaaaacaatcaaaataaaaaaaaaaaaaaaaaaaaaagaaaaaaaaaaaaaaaaaaaaaaaaccaaaaaaaaaaagtaaaaacaaccaccaatacaaaaaaaaaaaaaaaaaaaaaaaaaaaaacgaaaaaaaatcaaaaaaaaaaaaaaaaaaaaaaaaaaaaaaaaaaaaaaaaaaaaaaaaaaaaaaaaaaaaaaaaaaaaaaaaaaaaaaaaaaaaaaaaaaaaaaaaaaaaaaaaaaaaaaaaaaggggaagagaaaaaaaaaaaaaaaaaaaaaaaaaaaaaaaaaaaaaaaaaaaaaaaaaaaaaaaaaaaaaaaaaaaaaaaaaaaaaaaaaaaaaaaaaaaaaaaaaaaaaaaaaaaaaaaaaaaaaaaaaaaaaaaaaaaaaaaaaaaaaaaaaaaaaaaaaaaaaaaaaggggaaaaaaagaaaaaaaaaaaaaaaaaaaaaaaaaaaaaaaaaaaaaaaaaaaaaaaaaaaaaaaaaaaaaaaaaaaaaaaaaaaaaaaaaaaaaaaaaaaaaaaaaaaaaaaaaaaaaaaaaaaaaaaaaaaaaaaaaaaaaaaaaaaaaaaaaaaaaaaaaaaaaaaaaaaaaaaaaaaaaaaaaaaaaaaaaaaaaaaaaaaaaaaaaaaaaaaaaaaaaaaaaaaataaaaaaaaaaaaaaaaaaaaaaaaaaaaaaaaaaaaaaaaaaaaaaaaaaaaaaaaaggaaaggggggaggaaaaaaaaaaaaaaaaaaaaaaaaaaaaaaaaaaaaaaaaaaaaaaaaaaaaaaaaaaaaaaaaaaaaaaaaaaaaaaaaaaaaaaaaaaaaaaaaaaaaaaaaaaaaaaaggggaaaaaaaaaaaaaaaaaaaaaaaaaaagggggggaaaaaaaaaaaaaaaaaaaaaaaaaaaaaaaaaaaaaaaaaaaaaaaaaaaaaaaaaaaaaaaaaacaaaaaaaaaaaaaaaaaaaaataaaaaaaaataaaaaaaataatataaaaaaaagggggggaaaaggaagggggaggagagaggggaaaaaaggggaggggggagggaggaaaaaggagggagagagaggagggggaaaggggggggagaaaaaggaggaaaaaaggggtgggaaaaaagagagggagagaaaagagagtaagaggagagtgggatggaaagagagagggagagaaaaggaaaaaagaaggagggggaaaaagggggagattttaaagtttttttaaaaaggaaaaaaaggattggagcaaaattttttattttttagttcaatctctttattaattcattcttctttttaaaaattttttgagAATATATTATCTTACCTTTAATTCTATTCACCGTTTTTATAATCAAACTtgcttttttttacaattaaaattttatctgtctatttacccctttttttttttttacctgtaatttatctatctatataccatgtcatttatctgtctatctatataccatgtaatttatctatttatctgtatccatccagtcatctgtctatccatctagctatcaCTCTATTTATCCACCCAAAGCCCCCCCACACctcattccatccatccatccacccatccattcatccatccatccatccatccatccatccatccatccatccatccatccattcatccacccatgaatccatccaaccatccgcccatccattcattcattcatccatccattcattcatccacccacccacccaccccccctcccaccccccatccatctatccatcaatccatctatctttacGTCCCACATCTCGCTCTTCCCTCAGTCCCCGAAAAGGTCAACGCAGCCAAGGCGAGGTCAACCATCTTACCGGTCGTCTACAGCAATTTCAACGTGTCTCATGTAAGTCTTTGGAATGCGATGTCGATGCGTTTAGATACTGTTCGTGCAAATTTGCGCGAATTTGGTTAGCATCAAGgcaattctgtaaaaaaaaaaactaaggggCACGGAGGCAGTGCGTTGCAGTGAAAATGCTCGTCATTTTAGAGCATTGCGATAATTTCAAAGGGCAATgatgaaaattttttttttctctttttttcttctttttttcttttctttttttctcttttttctctctctctctttctctctgtttggtacctctctccctctgtccttctctgtcaTTATCAGCTAATCAATtagtttatttttcatatatctctatttaaaaaaaataatgaattcattcgttcatttattcatctttctcttttcttaaaatGCAGAGGGATACAGGGACTCatttttcattcactttcattttcatttcagagggattcatttttcatttcttttttcatgcattttcactttcatttcagagggactcatttttcatttcttttttcatgcattttcactttcatttcagagagatacatttttcatttcttttttattcatttttatttcagagGGAttcacttttcatttcttttttcattcattttcattttcatttcagagggattcctttttcatttcttttttcattcattttcactttcatttcagagggatacatttttcatttcttttttcattcattttcactttcatttcagagagattcatttttcatttcttgtttcattcattttcactttcatttcagaGGGACtcagttttcatttcttttttcattaattttcactttcatttcagagggattcatttttcatttcttttttaattcatttccACTCTCATTTCAGAGGGATTcacttttacatttcttttttattcattttcatttcagagggattcatttttcattcattttcactcATTTCAGAGGGaataatttttcatttctttcttcattcattttcactCATTTCAGAGggattcatttttcattcattttcactctcattcCAGAGAGAtacatttctcatttcttttttcattcatttccacTCTCATTTCAGAGGGGACTCACTTTTACATTCCCTTCGCACACAGAACGGCTCCTCCCTCAACCTGGAGATCACCCCGGCTGGCCCCTCCGAtcgcctcttcctcgtcctcgccAAGGCCAGAATCCCCACCCTGGAGCGCCACGACTGGAGCGCCCTGGTCAAGGACCTCCCCAAGCGCAATGGTGGGCGCGCGGCTTTTGTTTCGTGGGGTTTGGGGATTTCGGAATACGGTGTTCATTCATTtacgaacgcatacacacacgtaaaaattatattatattattaaatattaaggtgtgtgtttttttttttgtgtgtgtgtgtgcgtgtatgtatacacacaaatgcacataaatGCCCTgtaatttgtatatgtgtatgcactgtCCACGTCAATCATGCCACCCGCATTgacctatcctccccctccccctctccctgtccctcccccgcctcccaccccctctccccctaccaccccctccacccactcctccccctccacccgcaGACACCTACGAGTGGTTCTTCTCCAACGCGGACCTGAAGGGCGAGGGGTCGTACTTCCTCGGCGTCGGGGAGTTCAAGGCCGGCTTCGACCCCGCGGCCTTCCTCAGGGACCCCGAGTCGAGCGGCGCCACCAAGGCCCACCTGAAGAACATTTCGGTCGCCTACGAAATCCGGATTTATACGTCGGGCTGCTATTTCTACAACGAGGATTTGGGGGAGTGGATGGCCAACGGGATTCTGGTGGGTCGGAGGTGTATTTTGACTTTTATGGGTGTGTGGGATTGCGTTCAGAAATGTAGAGATATAATTTATGGGTTCTGGGGTTTAAAAAGTTTTTTGGTTTAAGTGGTTACAGTTCTGTGTTAAATATTGGAACATATACCAATGTTTGGAGCAACccccacaaacacaacacacacaaccaccaccaccaccacacacaaccaccacaacacacacacacacacacacacacacacacacacacacaaaacacacaacacacacacacacacacacacacacacaccacaacacccacacaccaaccaaacccaaccaaccacaacaaccaaacacaacacccaaacacaaacccccaacaccccaccaccaccccaccaccaaccccccaccacccccccacaccaACCCAGCCCAACACCTCTTCACTTTCACCAAAGCTTTTAAACCCTTTAAAAACCCTTCAACCATCACAAACTTTTTACCAACACCCTTTTAAcatcccccccaacacccctaccccaaaacccctaccaccaacccccaccacccccccccacaccaaaNNNNNNNNNNNNNNNNNNNNNNNNNNNNNNNNNNNNNNNNNNNNNNNNNNNNNNNNNNNNNNNNNNNNNNNNNNNNNNNNNNNNNNNNNNNNNNNNNNNNNNNNNNNNNNNNNNNNNNNNNNNNNNNNNNNNNNNNNNNNNNNNNNNNNNNNNNNNNNNNNNNNNNNNNNNNNNNNNNNNNNNNNNNNNNNNNNNNNNNNNNNNNNNNNNNNNNNNNNNNNNNNNNNNNNNNNNNNNNNNNNNNNNNNNNNNNNNNNNNNNNNNNNNNNNNNNNNNNNNNNNNNNNNNNNNNNNNNNNNNNNNNNNNNNNNNNNNNNNNNNNNNNNNNNNNNNNNNNNNNNNNNNNNNNNNNNNNNNNNNNNNNNNNNNNNNNNNNNNNNNNNNNNNNNNNNNNNNNNNNNNNNNNNNNNNNNNNNNNNNNNNNNNNNNNNNNNNNNNNNNNNNNNNNNNNNNNNNNNNNNNNNNNNNNNNNNNNNNNNNNNNNNNNNNNNNNNNNNNNNctctctccctctctctctccctctctctctccctctttctcctctctctctctccctctctctctccctctctccctctctctctccctctctctctccctctctctatacctgGCAAGGGCACATTCCCATTCCTACTGGGCGTTCTGGGAATGTAGATAACGATGGGGTTTTCCAGCTTCTTCACCACGATTTCTGCGAGGGATTTGGTCATCAGGTCCATGGCTATGACGCGGGTGTCGGGTGCCATCTTCTCCTCGCTTTTGGGGTGGCACTGTAGgtcagggggaggagaagagttcATTTGGCGTTTCTGTTTATGATTTGATGCCTGATAttattgaaatacacacacacacacacacacacacacacacacacacacacacacacacacacacacacacacacacacacacacacacacactttcatcattcttatcgaAACATACCCTCACCTGTGTTGTTATTCGGGATCATGAAAAAGCACGTGGAACACGTGTGTGTAACTGCACATTTTTGTCTtaatgttcttgtttttgtgtttgtgtggacatatgtatatgtttgacaGAAAACAAAGAGGGAAAATTACATTTTTCTACATGAATCTACGGGATGGCATCACCATATTTCACTTACTCTGAAATAACCAATTAACCGCTCACATTTAAGTGTGCGGTTGCCTATTCGTTTACCTGCTGTTTTATGcaattgcgtttgtgtgtgtgtgtgtgtgtgtgtgtgtgtgtgtgtgtgtgtgtgtgtgtgtgtgtgtttgcgtgtgtgtgtgtgtgcgtgtgtgtgtgagtgtgtgagtgtgagtgtgtgagtgtgtgagtgtgagtgtgtgtgtgtgtgtgtgtgtgtgtgtgtgtgtgtgtgtgtgtgtgtgtgtgtgtgtgtgtgtgtgtgtgtgtgtgtgtgtgtgtgtgtgtgtgtgtgtgcgtgtgtgcgtgtgcgtgtgtgcgtgtgcgtgtgtgcgtgtgcgtgtgtgtgtgcgtgtgcgtgtgcgtgtgcgtgtgcgtgtgcgtgtgcgcgtgcctgtacatgtgtgtgtgtgtgtgtgcatatgtgtgtgtgtccatatatgtatatccatacgtgGGTTACAGTATAAAACTATAAGCGCAGCAAcgtgtgtacatatccatatgcatttACGCTAGAATTCCTGCATAACTCGACCAACGGGCCACAAACATACATAGGTCAGATGAGGCCACCTGTAGGCAGTCACGCCCACTTCCTCCCCGCAGGTTCCCGTAGGACAGAACCCCCGTGGAAGGGTGATGTTGGCCTCCTCCCCCAGGTCCACCGTCCAGGGCTGCTCTCCGGTCAGGCGTGTCCTTGGGAAGAAATAGTAAAGttatctattacttttttttgtccaAATATGTACACTGCAAATTAATACATTctagaatagatatatagacagttcttaaaaaggataaaaaaaacaataagaaaataaaaaagtaagagagagagagaaagaaaagcagagagagagagagagagctaaaaaaagaagaagaagaagaagagagagagaagaagaagaagaagaagaagaagaggagagaagagaagagaagaaagaagagagagagaaagagaagagagagacagacagacagagagagggacagagccagagacagagacagagacagagacagagacgagacagagacagagacagagacagagagagagacagagacagagagagagacagagacagagagagacagagagagaaagagacagagagagaaagagacagagagagaaagagaaagagaaagagaaagcgagaaagagaaagcgagaaagagaaaaagtaagaaaaagaaagaaaaacagaaaaagagagaaagacaaaaagccagagagacagacacagatacacagacagacacagagacacaaaagAACTCACATGAAATTCTTCATAACCATTCCATGCTTGGAGGTGAAGTTCATCGTTTCACCATCAACAAACTTCTCCATAACTTCCCTTCCAAATGCTTTCACGATTTCAACCAACATGGGAACCTGCGAAggtcgaaaagaaaagaaaaaatggtgataaaaatgatgatagtgattgcgATGACTGATTGTTGGTGTAAAGTTGGTGATGGGAATGGCGGTGGTGAAGAGAAAgattgatgattgtggtggtgattgtgatgatgaggatggtggtggtggtggtgattgtgatgaggatggtggtggtgattgtgatgaggaggatggtgattgtgatgatgatgatgatgatgatgatgatgatgatgatgatgatgatgataatgatgataatgatgataatgatgataatgatgataatgatgataacgatgacgtcgacgacgacgacgatgacgatgacgataacgacgacgacgacgacgacgatgacgataatgacgataatgatgatagtgacgatttACATACAAGAAAGATGTTGACCTCACCTGATAAGCAGCCCTCTCTATGGTGTGATCTCGCACGTTGCATTTCCGCACCATGATCTCCTCCTCAGGAATCTCCATCATGACTGCAAATTCAAAGCAAGTTGCAAAGCGCTGTcgatttaccacacacacacacacacacacacacacacacacacacacacacacacacacacacacacacacacacacacacacacacacacacacacacacacagatatatatatatatatatatatatatatatatatatatatatatatatatatatatatatataaagagatttcgaagagaagaagaagagaagaagaagagagaagaagaagagagaagaagaagaagaagacttgaagagagagagacagagagagagacagagagagagacagagacagacagacagacagacacagagatcgatagataaacagaaatatagatagatagatagatagatagatagacagacaggcagataataacataaatatcttgacagatagataaacagatacatctgtatatataggcctacaataCAAATCTTCCAGATATAACACAAAAATTACCGTCAGTGCCGATATCGGTGTTATAATGGAGATCGTCTGACTTCACTACATCAAGGGGCGGGACTTTTTTGCAAGAATCGTCTGTCCCAATTTCGCGAATGCCCTGCAGGGGGAATAAGGTGGTTTATCTATGTACTTACACTAAAATTATTTGAgtttttttcgtatatttacATTTGATATTACATTAGGTTTATTCGTATATTTACATTTGGTATTACATTAGGTTTATCGGTATTTATATTGCTTAT includes the following:
- the LOC113816386 gene encoding uncharacterized protein (The sequence of the model RefSeq protein was modified relative to this genomic sequence to represent the inferred CDS: added 76 bases not found in genome assembly) codes for the protein MAQSTNLDTLGSVEVTAAAAARIAHNTAEDLLSTRTLDLKGRRNLVQVLERCIEGVQKEDAMAPQMLQSIGNSIVSAASDLMLGIREIGTDDSCKKVPPLDVVKSDDLHYNTDIGTDVMMEIPEEEIMVRKCNVRDHTIERAAYQVPMLVEIVKAFGREVMEKFVDGETMNFTSKHGMVMKNFMTRLTGEQPWTVDLGEEANITLPRGFCPTGTCGEEVGVTAYRWPHLTYCHPKSEEKMAPDTRVIAMDLMTKSLAEIVVKKLENPIVIYIPRTPSRNGNVPLPVPEKVNAAKARSTILPVVYSNFNVS